A genomic region of Zea mays cultivar B73 chromosome 6, Zm-B73-REFERENCE-NAM-5.0, whole genome shotgun sequence contains the following coding sequences:
- the LOC100273726 gene encoding uncharacterized LOC100273726 — MSTSSLKEPNVSQSKDVENGNDNSVKSCISKPVLNGNKCANKEQNVPSCCPGAVTNGNEAGNADVEYIDSENLVDLPDVDAALCTLVKRLDSKDWVMTCEALNNVRQLAMYHKERLQELLEPLVPLIVKSVKNPRSAVCKTALMTCADIFKVYGDLLVESIDPLLVQLFLKASQDKRFVCEAAEAALTSMTSWISPLLLLPRMQPYLKNRNPRVRAKASVCLSKSVPCLDVQGIREYGMDKLVQIAATQLSDQLPESREAARNLALELQVLYEKSQASTSDENEGEPSVSQDAESWEAFCQSKLSALSAQAILRVTSTTPKEGVASTSNATKEGVTAAPKEGLDVDC, encoded by the exons ATGTCAACAAGCTCTTTGAAAGAACCCAATGTTTCTCAATCAAAAGACGTGGAGAATGGAAATGACAATTCTGTGAAATCCTGCATTAGCAAGCCTGTGTTGAATGGCAACAAATGTGCCAACAAGGAACAAAATGTTCCGTCTTGTTGCCCTGGCGCTGTGACAAATGGAAACGAGGCTGGAAATGCAGACGTGGAGTACATTGATTCTGAGAATCTAGTGGATCTACCAGATGTTGATGCAGCTCTATGT ACCTTAGTTAAAAGGTTGGATTCAAAGGACTGGGTTATGACATGTGAAGCTCTCAACAATGTTCGTCAGTTGGCGATGTATCACAAGGAAAGATTGCAGGAGCTGCT GGAGCCTCTAGTTCCTCTTATCGTGAAATCTGTGAAGAACCCAAGAAGTGCTGTATGCAAAACAGCACTGATGACTTGTGCTGACATCTTTAAGGTCTATGGTGACCTACTGGTTGAGTCTATTGATCCACTG CTAGTGCAGCTGTTTCTAAAGGCTTCACAAGATAAGCGTTTTGTCTGTGAAGCTGCTGAGGCAGCTCTTACATCGATGACAAGTTGGATCTCCCCATTACTACTGTTACCAAGAATGCAGCCCTACCTCAAGAACAGGAATCCGCGGGTTCGAGCAAAAGCATCAGTGTGTTTGAGCAAGAGTGTACCTTGCTTA GATGTGCAGGGAATCAGAGAATATGGAATGGATAAGCTCGTCCAGATTGCAGCAACCCAACTCAGTGACCAGCTTCCTGAATCAAGAGAGGCTGCTCGCAACCTGGCACTGGAACTACAGGTATTATATGAGAAGTCTCAGGCCTCCACCTCTGACGAAAATGAGGGTGAACCTTCTGTCTCACAAGATGCTGAGTCATGGGAGGCTTTCTGTCAGTCCAAGCTTTCTGCCTTAAGCGCCCAAGCCATCCTTCGCGTGACCTCTACTACTCCAAAAGAGGGTGTCGCCTCTACTTCAAATGCTACAAAAGAGGGTGTCACGGCGGCCCCAAAAGAAGGTTTGGATGTGGATTGCTAG
- the LOC111347728 gene encoding uncharacterized protein LOC111347728, producing the protein MAATADPRAKPPSAAPHHLAEPWAHQASPAAHRMPSPKAAAGGGCGARDRRRSSSSHRRAQAIGAKADATPYDGGIEALRAKLMGHLRDAADRLREPHRPSSRGTAALPPAPRPPPSKATTPASPPPPPPGTDCEPELRAPPAPPAPAAPPQPDAATRPWNLRERTPRRPAAARSWAASPSPPAPPPSSRKRRRRAPFSVPLAAEEIEEDIYALTGARPRRRPRKRPRAVQRHVDSLFPGLWLTEITADAYRVPDD; encoded by the exons ATGGCGGCCACGGCAGATCCGCGGGCCAAGCCTCCATCAGCCGCGCCGCACCACCTCGCCGAGCCATGGGCGCATCAGGCCTCACCAGCCGCCCACCGCATGCCCTCGCCCAAGGCCGCGGCCGGCGGTGGCTGCGGCGCCCGCGATCGCCGCCGGTCTTCCTCGTCCCACCGCCGGGCCCAAGCCATCGGGGCCAAGGCCGACGCCACGCCATACGACGGCGGGATCGAGGCGCTCCGGGCCAAGCTCATGGGCCACCTGCGCGACGCGGCGGACCGGCTCCGCGAGCCCCACCGGCCTAGCAGCAGGGGCACCGCCGCGCTGCCGCCCGCTCCTCGCCCTCCGCCGTCCAAGGCTACTACCCCCGCGAGtccgccaccaccgccgcccgGGACGGACTGCGAGCCCGAGCTCAGGGCACCGCCTGCTCCTCCCGCACCTGCTGCGCCCCCGCAGCCGGACGCTGCCACGAGGCCGTGGAACCTGCGGGAGCGCAcgccgaggcggcccgccgccgcCAGGTCGTGGGCCGCGTCGCCGTCCCCGCCGGCACCGCCCCCGTCGTCGCGTAAGCGGCGCAGGCGCGCTCCCTTCTCCGTGCCTCTGGCGGcggaggagatcgaggaggacaTCTACGCGCTGACGGgcgcccggccgcggcggcggcccCGGAAGCGGCCGCGCGCCGTGCAGCGGCACGTCGAT TCGCTGTTCCCGGGGCTGTGGCTGACCGAGATCACCGCCGACGCGTACCGAGTGCCGGACGACTAG